The proteins below are encoded in one region of Stigmatopora argus isolate UIUO_Sarg chromosome 2, RoL_Sarg_1.0, whole genome shotgun sequence:
- the bola3 gene encoding bolA-like protein 3 — protein sequence MLACKGTGTTVAALGIIFRNQAVVRRQAWRCLSTQTDGEIRIAAVLKEKFPQASSLKVVDISGGCGAMYEVHIESSEFCGKRTVQQHHLVNQALKDEIQGMHGLRIFTDIPKQ from the exons ATGTTGGCTTGTAAAGGGACAGGCACCACCGTAGCTGCACTTGGTATTATTTTCAGAAATCAG GCTGTCGTCCGTAGGCAGGCGTGGAGATGTTTATCCACGCAAACCGACGGAGAGATCCGCATCGCGGCAGTACTCAAGGAAAAGTTCCCACAGGCATCATCGCTAAAAGTTGTGGATATATCAG GTGGCTGTGGAGCCATGTATGAAGTCCACATTGAATCCAGCGAGTTCTGCGGGAAGAGGACTGTTCAGCAACATCATCTTGTCAATCAG gcactgaaagatgagattCAAGGAATGCATGGACTAAGAATATTTACTGACATTCCAAAACAATAA